The following proteins are encoded in a genomic region of Takifugu flavidus isolate HTHZ2018 chromosome 3, ASM371156v2, whole genome shotgun sequence:
- the LOC130522274 gene encoding nck-associated protein 5-like isoform X1 yields the protein MDTNRCIDDLLKQLEEERQRVQREKLAMARLQREVSRCQSEGAMREKLILELEEERRLRLESEKRLREVTHDSELGRAQMVSLQQQFSRMEETVRSLLQNPGILEQTAVDIMKAYKEKLSEEVSKDHPAAGNEPEVDVDNNQAEEDNMTKPLLERLKALEEQNSALALENNSQREQYERCLDEVANQVVQALLTQKDLREECLKLRTRVFDLEQQNRAMSILFQQRIRPASDLLLQKLHSRIMDLSSADLLLELERSKTFLLSRNFDSSSNELQLNRKAGLPVGTCLSQIAVPPPMYPRSSCSSSELSLSSACSELSSGSYTWNDGRSCGKKSSLTWEKRLSLGSSVPANICAALEEQMPTRCKESHILEGLRKLQRRKHRSSSASSKVSRSGYKDCMNSNEGIYSLGIKSSSKGVTKSSHTGRTAAVLGKKSSYDSDDADDELAHFSHGDSIPTKDSWLYWKRLSHSTSDSLCSWERIQEAESGSSSSGGGAMKPPPGSDSKERPEELMSFINSFLPEGGRTSAFTKPSKLHSRPLDLQDHEHISDVEDPEELPTEAADIQSEQAERDSRRLSCDAGKLLTQQWIQRSQTRTQSADGRVKPFSLVKEPRGAKCTQSEESIIAIFNADRESADRESSQKVAEPQNDIQSSKVVSDYTELVSQVRPTRQKSRISRNINVLEPSEKQSEHQFRTSKQNSSTDKSSTPLTPQRKPVKALSIRANKGLCIPPINHSASAKSDGSKISGSNKPVASPLRSKGCSTESVHSCNSGSTAQPKSSSSARVSRFVKTPGSCSQGPNAVSSRPSGRAEFKSSSSCSPHLSRRHLNYINNREPPTRDKHCEASKNKLRSPSPPPPPGRTTSLLIKPNYDVSTQAQKPWVAPPSTPATVRGPPPSYHTALLPNMQGTLPIRHKDSLASSGYGTAATPHKLAEKNSQQLPKSPVITQTPTQGTLKRITTKDYLPSANSGCPPETEMTSKGSKSVPPPYSALHCSSISNNFAGRSNHESAHFTVQKASVSLPLELQDGTQGKPQQQNGKSVISPPNLVLSSPNAKTRIPMGFKAFLKSPPGEKNPPSMPGKQEKDHINSMSKETVTSNVSTQNIEPQRTDSKLSIPDRKGEVQSRFVEQEAQDAPIPEGAVLDKTKRSSLLFSRSISVTTKPHLKPALGMNGAKARSQSFSSNNIEKPNINTHDGPAKIRTQFITSSGERGSSLSRQNSLEVQSAALSETPVLSPRSRVTHYGGMTGSNIPERIESISNVDGTEASPMGTVTSPSFVELRNLPGKAAKVSSHAQFKPPPFSVNSSQNQGDVPHDKEVKPQKGSPDQGSELEEKRTSTTACTIEEKVMLGIKENAQKCQEQEKIAASESKQKTGPSLANWFGLRKSKLPSLSGKKADSSKAKDEKKELKMASVLGGKSDKKKERKKGENQQTDGQEGQNLSEMNNKLSSIIDHCNNQMGQIANQIQCTTAFIGKDQFVRELFGRASKCNCVSASPPGVPGVKKHAEICPSSATLLMTQKINLAAEIEEELIPDTACQDHMIGSSCQMRTLDSGIGTFPLPDSVTRISARSIPKSESSPESVTSSLTEEPPHSHLSPLSPDVKVSPPPKTITHAPSSMGHSQSDHSVTSSSHAGERRTHLPKLANSDAIKTKRSSLVVLRSSVSMEDKGKETQRSRTTEQDVAAERALQVSSNTDAEPDGISSSQRTLVYRTRRNDSVEQSCESRKNPEKTPSIMDYCHLEKDGRRISQHALLHRDDEAANRLSEASEDRSLSGSATFSLDTLNKLNHGSSRRGSGLYLGGKASDEPSSFSRLSNGPGPEPEGSLYDSFSSCTSQGSNNV from the exons GGAGAAGCTCGCCATGGCCCGCCTGCAGAGGGAAGTTTCTCGCTGCCAAAGCGAAGGAGCGATG CGAGAAAAGCTGATCCTGGAGCTCGAGGAAGAGCGACGTTTGCGTCTGGAGAGCGAGAAGCGTCTCCGGGAAGTGACACACGATTCCGAGCTGGGCCGAGCTCAGATGGTTTCACTCCAGCAGCAGTTTTCCAG GATGGAAGAGACAGTACGGTCCTTGCTACAGAATCCAGGAATCCTGGAGCAGACGGCTGTGGACATCATGAAGGCCTACAAG GAGAAGCTCTCGGAGGAGGTGTCTAAGGACCACCCTGCTGCTGGGAATGAGCCAGAAGTTGATGTTGACAACAACCAAGCAGAAGAAGACAACATGACCAAGCCTCTTCTGGAGCGCCTCAAAGCTCTGGAG gagcagaactcAGCCTTGGCCTTGGAGAACAACAGCCAGAGGGAGCAGTACGAACGCTGTCTGGATGAG GTGGCCAATCAGGTGGTTCAGGCGCTCCTCACCCAGAAG GATCTAAGAGAAGAGTGTCTGAAGTTGCGAACTCGAGTTTttgacctggagcagcagaaccgggCCATGAGCATCCTGTTCCAGCAGCGGATACGGCCCGCCTCagacctgctcctccag AAGCTGCACTCTCGGATCATGGATCTGTCCTCAGCAGATTTACTTCTGGAGCTGGAGAGAAGCAAGACATTCCTGCTTTCCAGAAACTTCGACTCATCCTCTAAC GAGCTCCAGTTAAACAGGAAGGCCGGCCTCCCAGTGGGAACGTGTCTGAGCCAGATCGCGGTTCCTCCTCCCATGTACCCgcgcagcagctgtagcagcagcgaGCTGTCGCTGTCGAGTGCATGCAGCGAACTCTCCAGCGGATCGTACACATGGAATGACGGACGCTCTTGCGGAAAAAAG TCATCCCTGACCTGGGAGAAGAGGCTGAGTCTGGGCTCATCTGTCCCGGCTAACATCTGTGCCgccctggaggagcagatgcCTACAAGGTGCAAAGAGAGCCACATCCTCGAGGGCCTGAGGAAACtccagaggagaaaacacaggaGCTCTTCTGCTTCATCCAAGGTCTCCAGGTCTGGCTACAAGGACTGCATGAACTCCAATGAAGGAATCTACTCGCTTGGGATCAAGAGCAGCAGTAAAGGGGTGACTAAATCTAGCCACACAGGGAGAACTGCAGCTGTCCTGGGAAAGAAGAGCTCTTATGACTCGGATGATGCAGATGATGAACTGGCACATTTTAGTCATGGAGACAGCATCCCAACCAAGGAcagctggttatactggaagCGTCTCTCCCACAGCACCTCAGACAGTTTGTGTAGCTGGGAGAGGATACAGGAAGCTGAATCCGGCAGCAGTTCATCTGGTGGTGGGGCCATGAAGCCCCCTCCTGGATCTGACTCAAAGGAGCGTCCTGAGGAACTCATGAGCTTCATCAACAGTTTTCTCcccgagggagggaggacatCAGCTTTTACTAAACCATCCAAGCTGCATTCCAGACCTCTTGACCTCCAGGATCATGAACACATCTCTGATGTGGAGGATCCTGAGGAGctccccactgaagctgcagACATACAATCAGAACAGGCTGAAAGGGACTCCAGGAGACTGTCATGTGATGCTGGCAAGCTGCTCACACAACAATGGATTCAAAGAAGCCAGACACGTACCCAATCTGCAGATGGAAGGGTGAAACCTTTCAGTCTTGTGAAGGAGCCCAGAGGGGCCAAATGCACCCAGTCAGAGGAGAGCATTATAGCAATATTTAATGCAGATAGGGAGTCTGCAGATAGGGAGAGTTCTCAGAAGGTTGCTGAGCCTCAAAATGATATTCAGAGTAGCAAAGTGGTTTCTGATTACACAGAACTTGTATCTCAAGTAAGACCAACAAGGCAAAAGTCAAGAATTTCAAGAAATATCAATGTTCTGGAACCTTCAGAGAAACAATCTGAACATCAATTTAGGACaagcaaacaaaacagcagcacagataaGTCATCTACGCCCCTGACTCCACAGAGGAAACCTGTCAAAGCTCTCAGCATCAGAGCTAACAAAGGCCTTTGCATCCCTCCCATCAATCATTCTGCTAGTGCCAAGTCAGATGGCTCCAAGATCTCAGGCTCTAACAAACCCGTGGCTTCTCCCCTCAGATCTAAAGGCTGCAGCACTGAATCAGTTCATAGTTGCAACTCAGGATCAACTGCTCAGCCGAAGTCATCTTCATCAGCAAGAGTATCCAGATTTGTCAAGACTCCGGGTAGCTGCTCCCAGGGTCCAAATGCTGTGAGTTCGCGACCCTCCGGCAGGGCTGAATTTAaaagttcctcttcctgttctccacACCTCTCCAGGAGGCACTTGAATTACATTAACAACCGTGAACCTCCGACCAGAGACAAACACTGTGAAGCCAGTAAAAATAAACTCAGGTCCCCTtcaccaccccctcccccaggccGCACCACCTCTTTACTGATAAAACCAAATTATGATGTGTCGACACAAGCACAGAAACCATGGGTGGCCCCGCCATCCACACCAGCCACTGTGAGGGGCCCTCCCCCCAGCTACCACACTGCACTTTTACCAAATATGCAAGGTACCCTTCCTATCAGGCATAAAGATTCTTTAGCATCATCAGGCTATGGGACTGCAGCAACACCTCACAAACTGGCTGAGAAAAACAGTCAGCAGCTTCCAAAGTCACCTGTAATAACTCAGACCCCCACTCAAGGCACTCTCAAGAGGATAACTACAAAAGACTACCTCCCCTCTGCAAACTCAGGCTGTCCTCCAGAAACTGAAATGACATCTAAAGGTTCTAAGAGTGTCCCTCCTCCTTACAGTGCTCTCCACTGTTCCTCTATTTCAAACAATTTTGCAGGTAGATCCAACCATGAAAGTGCCCATTTCACAGTGCAGAAGGCTTCTGTCAGTTTACCACTCGAGCTGCAGGATGGCACACAAGGTAAACCTCAACAACAGAACGGCAAAAGTGTCATCAGTCCGCCTAACTTGGTCCTAAGTTCACCCAACGCAAAGACACGCATCCCTATGGGCTtcaaagcttttttaaaatcccccCCTGGTGAGAAAAATCCTCCCTCTATGCCAGGCAAGCAGGAGAAAGATCATATCAACTCCATGTCCAAGGAAACAGTCACTTCAAATGTTTCTACTCAGAACATCGAGCCACAGCGCACCGATTCAAAACTCTCCATTCCAGACAGGAAAGGTGAAGTCCAGAGCAGGTTCGTTGAGCAGGAAGCCCAGGATGCCCCAATACCAGAAGGAGCTGTTTtagacaaaacaaaaagaagcagTCTTCTTTTCTCACGGTCCATATCTGTCACTACCAAACCTCACCTAAAACCGGCTTTGGGGATGAACGGTGCCAAAGCTCGTAGCCAGAGTTTTAGCTCCAACAACATCGAGAAACCCAATATCAACACCCATGATGGACCAGCAAAGATCCGGACCCAGTTCATCACTAGCTCAGGGGAACGAGGGAGCTCTTTGTCCAGACAGAATTCCTTGGAAGTCCAAAGTGCAGCATTGAGTGAgactcctgtcctctccccgaGGAGCAGAGTCACTCACTATGGAGGCATGACTGGCTCAAATATTCCAGAGAGAATTGAATCCATTTCCAATGTTGACGGGACGGAGGCCTCTCCGATGGGAACAGTCACCTCTCCTTCCTTTGTAGAGCTGCGTAATTTACCAGGGAAGGCAGCAAAGGTGTCATCTCATGCACAGTTTAAGCCCCCACCCTTTAGTGTCAACTCTTCACAGAACCAAGGAGACGTCCCTCATGACAAAGAGGTCAAACCCCAAAAAGGCTCACCAGACCAAGGTTCAGagttggaggagaaaaggactAGTACAACAGCCTGCACTATTGAAGAGAAGGTCATGCTGGGAATCAAGGAAAATGCCCAGAAGTGTCAAGAACAGGAGAAGATTGCTGCCAGTGAGTCCAAACAGAAGACGGGTCCGTCTCTGGCCAACTGGTTTGGCCTCCGGAAGAGCAAACTCCCATCTCTGAGCGGAAAGAAGGCAGACTCTAGCAAGGCAAAAGATGAGAAAAAAGAGCTGAAGATGGCATCAGTGCTGGGCGGCAAGTCtgataaaaagaaagagaggaagaaaggggagAACCAGCAGACGGATGGTCAGGAAGGGCAGAATCTGTCTGAGATGAACAACAAACTGAGCTCCATCATCGACCACTGCAACAATCAGATGGGTCAAATAGCCAATCAGATCCAGTGTACCACAGCCTTCATCGGCAAAGACCAGTTCGTCAGAGAGCTGTTTGGCAG GGCCTCCAAGTGCAACTGTGTGAGCGCATCTCCTCCTGGGGTACCTGGTGTCAAGAAGCATGCGGAGATCTGCCCCAGCTCTGCT ACCCTTTTAATGACACAGAAGATCAACCTGGCAGCTGAAATCGAGGAGGAACTCATCCCAGACACCGCCTGTCAAGATCACATGATCG GCTCCAGCTGTCAGATGAGAACTCTGGACAGCGGCATCGGCACCTTCCCCCTCCCCGACTCTGTCACCCGCATCAGCGCTCGCAGCATTCCCAAATCTGAATCCAGCCCAGAGTCGGTGACCAGCAGTCTCACTGAGGAGCCCCCCCACTCTCACCTTAGCCCCCTGTCACCTGATGTAAAAGTGTCTCCCCCTCCAAAAACCATCACGCATGCCCCCAGCAGCATGGGACACTCCCAGTCCGACCACAGTgtgaccagcagcagccacgCAGGAGAACGTCGGACCCACCTACCCAAGCTAGCAAACTCAG ATGCCATCAAGACAAAGAGGTCGAGTCTGGTTGTTCTTCGCAGCAGTGTGTCTATGGAGGACAAAGGGAAGGAAACTCAGAGGAGCAGGACAACTGAGCAGGACGTGGCCGCT GAAAGGGccctgcaggtcagcagcaATACCGACGCTGAACCTGATGGAATCAGTTCATCTCAGAGGACTCTGGTCTACAGAACCAGGAGGAACGACTCAG TGGAACAGAGCTGCGAGAGCAGGAAAAACCCGGAGAAGACGCCGTCCATCATGGACTACTGTCACCTGGAGAAGGATGGCAGGaggatttcccagcatgctttgctaCACAGAGATGATGAAGCGGCAAACAGACTCAGC GAGGCGAGTGAGGACAGGAGCTTGTCAGGTTCTGCCACCTTCTCATTGGATACCCTGAATAAGCTGAACCACGGCAGTTCTAGACGAGGAAGCGGTCTGTATCTGGGAGGGAAGGCCAGTGACGAACCCTCGTCCTTCTCCAGGTTGTCAAACGGGCCGGGTCCGGAGCCCGAGGGCTCACTCTATGAcagtttctcctcctgcaccaGTCAGGGCTCCAACAACGTGTGA
- the LOC130522274 gene encoding nck-associated protein 5-like isoform X2 encodes MARLQREVSRCQSEGAMREKLILELEEERRLRLESEKRLREVTHDSELGRAQMVSLQQQFSRMEETVRSLLQNPGILEQTAVDIMKAYKEKLSEEVSKDHPAAGNEPEVDVDNNQAEEDNMTKPLLERLKALEEQNSALALENNSQREQYERCLDEVANQVVQALLTQKDLREECLKLRTRVFDLEQQNRAMSILFQQRIRPASDLLLQKLHSRIMDLSSADLLLELERSKTFLLSRNFDSSSNELQLNRKAGLPVGTCLSQIAVPPPMYPRSSCSSSELSLSSACSELSSGSYTWNDGRSCGKKSSLTWEKRLSLGSSVPANICAALEEQMPTRCKESHILEGLRKLQRRKHRSSSASSKVSRSGYKDCMNSNEGIYSLGIKSSSKGVTKSSHTGRTAAVLGKKSSYDSDDADDELAHFSHGDSIPTKDSWLYWKRLSHSTSDSLCSWERIQEAESGSSSSGGGAMKPPPGSDSKERPEELMSFINSFLPEGGRTSAFTKPSKLHSRPLDLQDHEHISDVEDPEELPTEAADIQSEQAERDSRRLSCDAGKLLTQQWIQRSQTRTQSADGRVKPFSLVKEPRGAKCTQSEESIIAIFNADRESADRESSQKVAEPQNDIQSSKVVSDYTELVSQVRPTRQKSRISRNINVLEPSEKQSEHQFRTSKQNSSTDKSSTPLTPQRKPVKALSIRANKGLCIPPINHSASAKSDGSKISGSNKPVASPLRSKGCSTESVHSCNSGSTAQPKSSSSARVSRFVKTPGSCSQGPNAVSSRPSGRAEFKSSSSCSPHLSRRHLNYINNREPPTRDKHCEASKNKLRSPSPPPPPGRTTSLLIKPNYDVSTQAQKPWVAPPSTPATVRGPPPSYHTALLPNMQGTLPIRHKDSLASSGYGTAATPHKLAEKNSQQLPKSPVITQTPTQGTLKRITTKDYLPSANSGCPPETEMTSKGSKSVPPPYSALHCSSISNNFAGRSNHESAHFTVQKASVSLPLELQDGTQGKPQQQNGKSVISPPNLVLSSPNAKTRIPMGFKAFLKSPPGEKNPPSMPGKQEKDHINSMSKETVTSNVSTQNIEPQRTDSKLSIPDRKGEVQSRFVEQEAQDAPIPEGAVLDKTKRSSLLFSRSISVTTKPHLKPALGMNGAKARSQSFSSNNIEKPNINTHDGPAKIRTQFITSSGERGSSLSRQNSLEVQSAALSETPVLSPRSRVTHYGGMTGSNIPERIESISNVDGTEASPMGTVTSPSFVELRNLPGKAAKVSSHAQFKPPPFSVNSSQNQGDVPHDKEVKPQKGSPDQGSELEEKRTSTTACTIEEKVMLGIKENAQKCQEQEKIAASESKQKTGPSLANWFGLRKSKLPSLSGKKADSSKAKDEKKELKMASVLGGKSDKKKERKKGENQQTDGQEGQNLSEMNNKLSSIIDHCNNQMGQIANQIQCTTAFIGKDQFVRELFGRASKCNCVSASPPGVPGVKKHAEICPSSATLLMTQKINLAAEIEEELIPDTACQDHMIGSSCQMRTLDSGIGTFPLPDSVTRISARSIPKSESSPESVTSSLTEEPPHSHLSPLSPDVKVSPPPKTITHAPSSMGHSQSDHSVTSSSHAGERRTHLPKLANSDAIKTKRSSLVVLRSSVSMEDKGKETQRSRTTEQDVAAERALQVSSNTDAEPDGISSSQRTLVYRTRRNDSVEQSCESRKNPEKTPSIMDYCHLEKDGRRISQHALLHRDDEAANRLSEASEDRSLSGSATFSLDTLNKLNHGSSRRGSGLYLGGKASDEPSSFSRLSNGPGPEPEGSLYDSFSSCTSQGSNNV; translated from the exons ATGGCCCGCCTGCAGAGGGAAGTTTCTCGCTGCCAAAGCGAAGGAGCGATG CGAGAAAAGCTGATCCTGGAGCTCGAGGAAGAGCGACGTTTGCGTCTGGAGAGCGAGAAGCGTCTCCGGGAAGTGACACACGATTCCGAGCTGGGCCGAGCTCAGATGGTTTCACTCCAGCAGCAGTTTTCCAG GATGGAAGAGACAGTACGGTCCTTGCTACAGAATCCAGGAATCCTGGAGCAGACGGCTGTGGACATCATGAAGGCCTACAAG GAGAAGCTCTCGGAGGAGGTGTCTAAGGACCACCCTGCTGCTGGGAATGAGCCAGAAGTTGATGTTGACAACAACCAAGCAGAAGAAGACAACATGACCAAGCCTCTTCTGGAGCGCCTCAAAGCTCTGGAG gagcagaactcAGCCTTGGCCTTGGAGAACAACAGCCAGAGGGAGCAGTACGAACGCTGTCTGGATGAG GTGGCCAATCAGGTGGTTCAGGCGCTCCTCACCCAGAAG GATCTAAGAGAAGAGTGTCTGAAGTTGCGAACTCGAGTTTttgacctggagcagcagaaccgggCCATGAGCATCCTGTTCCAGCAGCGGATACGGCCCGCCTCagacctgctcctccag AAGCTGCACTCTCGGATCATGGATCTGTCCTCAGCAGATTTACTTCTGGAGCTGGAGAGAAGCAAGACATTCCTGCTTTCCAGAAACTTCGACTCATCCTCTAAC GAGCTCCAGTTAAACAGGAAGGCCGGCCTCCCAGTGGGAACGTGTCTGAGCCAGATCGCGGTTCCTCCTCCCATGTACCCgcgcagcagctgtagcagcagcgaGCTGTCGCTGTCGAGTGCATGCAGCGAACTCTCCAGCGGATCGTACACATGGAATGACGGACGCTCTTGCGGAAAAAAG TCATCCCTGACCTGGGAGAAGAGGCTGAGTCTGGGCTCATCTGTCCCGGCTAACATCTGTGCCgccctggaggagcagatgcCTACAAGGTGCAAAGAGAGCCACATCCTCGAGGGCCTGAGGAAACtccagaggagaaaacacaggaGCTCTTCTGCTTCATCCAAGGTCTCCAGGTCTGGCTACAAGGACTGCATGAACTCCAATGAAGGAATCTACTCGCTTGGGATCAAGAGCAGCAGTAAAGGGGTGACTAAATCTAGCCACACAGGGAGAACTGCAGCTGTCCTGGGAAAGAAGAGCTCTTATGACTCGGATGATGCAGATGATGAACTGGCACATTTTAGTCATGGAGACAGCATCCCAACCAAGGAcagctggttatactggaagCGTCTCTCCCACAGCACCTCAGACAGTTTGTGTAGCTGGGAGAGGATACAGGAAGCTGAATCCGGCAGCAGTTCATCTGGTGGTGGGGCCATGAAGCCCCCTCCTGGATCTGACTCAAAGGAGCGTCCTGAGGAACTCATGAGCTTCATCAACAGTTTTCTCcccgagggagggaggacatCAGCTTTTACTAAACCATCCAAGCTGCATTCCAGACCTCTTGACCTCCAGGATCATGAACACATCTCTGATGTGGAGGATCCTGAGGAGctccccactgaagctgcagACATACAATCAGAACAGGCTGAAAGGGACTCCAGGAGACTGTCATGTGATGCTGGCAAGCTGCTCACACAACAATGGATTCAAAGAAGCCAGACACGTACCCAATCTGCAGATGGAAGGGTGAAACCTTTCAGTCTTGTGAAGGAGCCCAGAGGGGCCAAATGCACCCAGTCAGAGGAGAGCATTATAGCAATATTTAATGCAGATAGGGAGTCTGCAGATAGGGAGAGTTCTCAGAAGGTTGCTGAGCCTCAAAATGATATTCAGAGTAGCAAAGTGGTTTCTGATTACACAGAACTTGTATCTCAAGTAAGACCAACAAGGCAAAAGTCAAGAATTTCAAGAAATATCAATGTTCTGGAACCTTCAGAGAAACAATCTGAACATCAATTTAGGACaagcaaacaaaacagcagcacagataaGTCATCTACGCCCCTGACTCCACAGAGGAAACCTGTCAAAGCTCTCAGCATCAGAGCTAACAAAGGCCTTTGCATCCCTCCCATCAATCATTCTGCTAGTGCCAAGTCAGATGGCTCCAAGATCTCAGGCTCTAACAAACCCGTGGCTTCTCCCCTCAGATCTAAAGGCTGCAGCACTGAATCAGTTCATAGTTGCAACTCAGGATCAACTGCTCAGCCGAAGTCATCTTCATCAGCAAGAGTATCCAGATTTGTCAAGACTCCGGGTAGCTGCTCCCAGGGTCCAAATGCTGTGAGTTCGCGACCCTCCGGCAGGGCTGAATTTAaaagttcctcttcctgttctccacACCTCTCCAGGAGGCACTTGAATTACATTAACAACCGTGAACCTCCGACCAGAGACAAACACTGTGAAGCCAGTAAAAATAAACTCAGGTCCCCTtcaccaccccctcccccaggccGCACCACCTCTTTACTGATAAAACCAAATTATGATGTGTCGACACAAGCACAGAAACCATGGGTGGCCCCGCCATCCACACCAGCCACTGTGAGGGGCCCTCCCCCCAGCTACCACACTGCACTTTTACCAAATATGCAAGGTACCCTTCCTATCAGGCATAAAGATTCTTTAGCATCATCAGGCTATGGGACTGCAGCAACACCTCACAAACTGGCTGAGAAAAACAGTCAGCAGCTTCCAAAGTCACCTGTAATAACTCAGACCCCCACTCAAGGCACTCTCAAGAGGATAACTACAAAAGACTACCTCCCCTCTGCAAACTCAGGCTGTCCTCCAGAAACTGAAATGACATCTAAAGGTTCTAAGAGTGTCCCTCCTCCTTACAGTGCTCTCCACTGTTCCTCTATTTCAAACAATTTTGCAGGTAGATCCAACCATGAAAGTGCCCATTTCACAGTGCAGAAGGCTTCTGTCAGTTTACCACTCGAGCTGCAGGATGGCACACAAGGTAAACCTCAACAACAGAACGGCAAAAGTGTCATCAGTCCGCCTAACTTGGTCCTAAGTTCACCCAACGCAAAGACACGCATCCCTATGGGCTtcaaagcttttttaaaatcccccCCTGGTGAGAAAAATCCTCCCTCTATGCCAGGCAAGCAGGAGAAAGATCATATCAACTCCATGTCCAAGGAAACAGTCACTTCAAATGTTTCTACTCAGAACATCGAGCCACAGCGCACCGATTCAAAACTCTCCATTCCAGACAGGAAAGGTGAAGTCCAGAGCAGGTTCGTTGAGCAGGAAGCCCAGGATGCCCCAATACCAGAAGGAGCTGTTTtagacaaaacaaaaagaagcagTCTTCTTTTCTCACGGTCCATATCTGTCACTACCAAACCTCACCTAAAACCGGCTTTGGGGATGAACGGTGCCAAAGCTCGTAGCCAGAGTTTTAGCTCCAACAACATCGAGAAACCCAATATCAACACCCATGATGGACCAGCAAAGATCCGGACCCAGTTCATCACTAGCTCAGGGGAACGAGGGAGCTCTTTGTCCAGACAGAATTCCTTGGAAGTCCAAAGTGCAGCATTGAGTGAgactcctgtcctctccccgaGGAGCAGAGTCACTCACTATGGAGGCATGACTGGCTCAAATATTCCAGAGAGAATTGAATCCATTTCCAATGTTGACGGGACGGAGGCCTCTCCGATGGGAACAGTCACCTCTCCTTCCTTTGTAGAGCTGCGTAATTTACCAGGGAAGGCAGCAAAGGTGTCATCTCATGCACAGTTTAAGCCCCCACCCTTTAGTGTCAACTCTTCACAGAACCAAGGAGACGTCCCTCATGACAAAGAGGTCAAACCCCAAAAAGGCTCACCAGACCAAGGTTCAGagttggaggagaaaaggactAGTACAACAGCCTGCACTATTGAAGAGAAGGTCATGCTGGGAATCAAGGAAAATGCCCAGAAGTGTCAAGAACAGGAGAAGATTGCTGCCAGTGAGTCCAAACAGAAGACGGGTCCGTCTCTGGCCAACTGGTTTGGCCTCCGGAAGAGCAAACTCCCATCTCTGAGCGGAAAGAAGGCAGACTCTAGCAAGGCAAAAGATGAGAAAAAAGAGCTGAAGATGGCATCAGTGCTGGGCGGCAAGTCtgataaaaagaaagagaggaagaaaggggagAACCAGCAGACGGATGGTCAGGAAGGGCAGAATCTGTCTGAGATGAACAACAAACTGAGCTCCATCATCGACCACTGCAACAATCAGATGGGTCAAATAGCCAATCAGATCCAGTGTACCACAGCCTTCATCGGCAAAGACCAGTTCGTCAGAGAGCTGTTTGGCAG GGCCTCCAAGTGCAACTGTGTGAGCGCATCTCCTCCTGGGGTACCTGGTGTCAAGAAGCATGCGGAGATCTGCCCCAGCTCTGCT ACCCTTTTAATGACACAGAAGATCAACCTGGCAGCTGAAATCGAGGAGGAACTCATCCCAGACACCGCCTGTCAAGATCACATGATCG GCTCCAGCTGTCAGATGAGAACTCTGGACAGCGGCATCGGCACCTTCCCCCTCCCCGACTCTGTCACCCGCATCAGCGCTCGCAGCATTCCCAAATCTGAATCCAGCCCAGAGTCGGTGACCAGCAGTCTCACTGAGGAGCCCCCCCACTCTCACCTTAGCCCCCTGTCACCTGATGTAAAAGTGTCTCCCCCTCCAAAAACCATCACGCATGCCCCCAGCAGCATGGGACACTCCCAGTCCGACCACAGTgtgaccagcagcagccacgCAGGAGAACGTCGGACCCACCTACCCAAGCTAGCAAACTCAG ATGCCATCAAGACAAAGAGGTCGAGTCTGGTTGTTCTTCGCAGCAGTGTGTCTATGGAGGACAAAGGGAAGGAAACTCAGAGGAGCAGGACAACTGAGCAGGACGTGGCCGCT GAAAGGGccctgcaggtcagcagcaATACCGACGCTGAACCTGATGGAATCAGTTCATCTCAGAGGACTCTGGTCTACAGAACCAGGAGGAACGACTCAG TGGAACAGAGCTGCGAGAGCAGGAAAAACCCGGAGAAGACGCCGTCCATCATGGACTACTGTCACCTGGAGAAGGATGGCAGGaggatttcccagcatgctttgctaCACAGAGATGATGAAGCGGCAAACAGACTCAGC GAGGCGAGTGAGGACAGGAGCTTGTCAGGTTCTGCCACCTTCTCATTGGATACCCTGAATAAGCTGAACCACGGCAGTTCTAGACGAGGAAGCGGTCTGTATCTGGGAGGGAAGGCCAGTGACGAACCCTCGTCCTTCTCCAGGTTGTCAAACGGGCCGGGTCCGGAGCCCGAGGGCTCACTCTATGAcagtttctcctcctgcaccaGTCAGGGCTCCAACAACGTGTGA